The Streptomyces sp. NBC_01255 genome window below encodes:
- a CDS encoding ATP-binding protein, with amino-acid sequence MRRSNLPAEPNRFVGRAAEQAELTRLLEESRLVTVVGVGGVGKTRLALRAATETQKRYGDEVRLAELAPLRDPDLVDHALVEALGLTDHTLRGPREVLIEHLAERRLLLVLDGFEHLVESCAPLVGELLAHAPGLTVLAVGRRPLRVAGEAVFRLAPMSEADAVTLLAERAAEAGAPVVQVHDSTRELCRRLDGIPLALELAAGRLPLLSVEQMLCRLDDRFRLLTVGARGALPRHQTLRTAIGWSHELCTPEERLLWARLSVFAGTFDLEAVEYVCGGAELPPDGILDLLGGLLAQSLVVREDTPAGPGYRILDTVAAYGAEWLAALGDTERLRRRHRDWYMGLATWCELEWFSPRQAEVAARTDAALPNLRAALDLCLELPEDAHLAQHLAGTLWFAWVGCGRLSEGRHWLERALALESGHEEARLKALWVLGYVTILQGDGTAAVAALHECGEGARASRNALAEAYATHRMGCLALLSDDMPRAEELIGRALDGYRELGELNSNVLMGQVELAMARAFAGDLEAAVVICREVREVCEERGELWTRAYALYVLAFSAWTRGEFGEARELLAECVTINHAFRDQVGLVLAIELLALVTVSEGDPVEAAVLQGATVPVWDTVGIRLFGSASFNGPRALCEEHAGAALGAEAYAAAFREGRGLSLDAAVERALAHRRDPAIGGPAGVAGPVAPRPFRTARAATVPGTRKPAGSPTGKGGEAAG; translated from the coding sequence ATGCGACGGAGCAATCTCCCGGCGGAGCCGAACCGGTTCGTCGGACGGGCCGCCGAGCAGGCCGAACTGACGCGACTCCTTGAGGAGTCGCGTCTCGTCACGGTCGTCGGGGTGGGTGGGGTCGGCAAGACGAGGCTCGCGCTGCGTGCGGCCACGGAGACGCAGAAACGCTACGGCGACGAGGTGCGGCTCGCCGAGCTCGCACCGCTCCGTGATCCGGATCTGGTGGATCACGCGCTGGTCGAGGCGCTCGGGCTGACCGACCACACACTGCGGGGCCCGCGCGAGGTGCTGATCGAGCATCTCGCGGAGCGGCGGCTCCTGCTGGTCCTCGACGGCTTCGAGCACCTGGTGGAGAGCTGTGCGCCGCTGGTCGGGGAACTGCTCGCGCACGCCCCCGGGCTCACGGTGCTCGCCGTGGGCCGCCGCCCGCTGCGCGTGGCGGGCGAGGCCGTGTTCCGGCTGGCACCGATGAGCGAGGCGGACGCGGTGACGCTCCTCGCCGAGCGGGCCGCGGAGGCGGGCGCACCGGTCGTCCAGGTGCACGACTCCACGCGCGAGCTCTGCCGTCGGCTCGACGGGATCCCCCTCGCTCTCGAACTCGCGGCCGGCCGTCTGCCCCTTCTCTCCGTCGAGCAGATGCTGTGCCGTCTCGACGACCGCTTCCGGCTGCTCACGGTCGGCGCGCGCGGGGCGCTCCCCCGCCACCAGACCCTGCGCACGGCGATCGGCTGGAGCCACGAGCTGTGCACCCCGGAGGAGCGCCTGCTGTGGGCGCGGCTCTCCGTGTTCGCCGGCACCTTCGACCTGGAGGCGGTGGAGTACGTGTGCGGTGGCGCCGAGCTGCCGCCGGACGGGATCCTGGACCTGCTCGGCGGGCTGCTCGCGCAGTCGCTGGTGGTGCGGGAGGACACGCCGGCCGGTCCGGGCTACCGGATCCTGGACACGGTCGCCGCGTACGGGGCGGAGTGGCTGGCCGCGCTCGGCGACACGGAGCGGCTGCGCCGCAGGCACCGCGACTGGTACATGGGGCTGGCGACCTGGTGCGAGCTGGAGTGGTTCAGCCCGCGCCAGGCGGAGGTCGCGGCCCGGACGGACGCGGCGCTGCCGAATCTGCGGGCGGCCCTCGACCTGTGCCTCGAACTCCCCGAGGACGCGCATCTCGCGCAGCACCTGGCGGGCACGCTCTGGTTCGCCTGGGTGGGCTGCGGGCGACTCTCGGAGGGCAGGCACTGGCTGGAGCGGGCGCTCGCGCTGGAGTCCGGGCACGAGGAGGCCCGGCTGAAGGCGCTGTGGGTGCTCGGCTACGTGACGATCCTCCAGGGCGACGGTACGGCCGCGGTGGCGGCGCTCCACGAGTGCGGGGAGGGGGCCCGGGCCTCCCGGAACGCGCTGGCGGAGGCGTACGCGACGCACCGGATGGGCTGTCTGGCGCTGCTCTCGGACGACATGCCGCGGGCGGAGGAGCTGATCGGGCGGGCCCTGGACGGGTACCGGGAACTCGGCGAGCTGAACAGCAACGTGCTGATGGGGCAGGTCGAGCTGGCGATGGCGCGGGCCTTCGCGGGCGATCTGGAGGCGGCGGTCGTGATCTGCCGCGAGGTGCGGGAGGTCTGCGAGGAGCGTGGGGAGCTCTGGACGCGGGCGTACGCCCTCTACGTGCTCGCGTTCTCGGCGTGGACCCGGGGCGAGTTCGGGGAGGCGCGGGAGCTGCTCGCCGAGTGCGTGACGATCAACCACGCCTTCCGTGACCAGGTGGGGCTCGTCCTCGCGATCGAGCTGCTCGCGCTGGTGACGGTGAGCGAGGGCGATCCGGTGGAGGCGGCCGTGTTGCAGGGCGCGACGGTGCCGGTCTGGGACACCGTGGGGATCCGGCTCTTCGGTTCCGCGTCGTTCAACGGGCCGAGGGCGCTGTGCGAGGAGCACGCGGGCGCGGCGCTGGGGGCGGAGGCGTACGCCGCCGCGTTCCGCGAGGGGCGGGGGCTCTCCTTGGACGCGGCGGTGGAGCGGGCGCTCGCGCACCGTCGGGATCCGGCCATCGGCGGGCCGGCGGGGGTGGCCGGTCCTGTGGCTCCGCGTCCCTTCCGGACGGCGCGGGCGGCGACGGTCCCGGGAACGCGGAAGCCCGCCGGCTCCCCCACCGGTAAGGGTGGGGAAGCGGCGGGCTGA
- a CDS encoding DUF948 domain-containing protein codes for MTGGEVAGILVAVFWAILVSFLAVVLVRLAQTLRATTKLVADVTEQAVPLLADASATVRSAQTQLDRVDAIASDVQEVTSNASALSSTVASTFGGPLVKVAAFGYGVRKALGRGRDGEDVPRAGARRTVIVGRTVPSARRRKQKG; via the coding sequence GTGACCGGTGGAGAGGTTGCCGGGATCCTGGTGGCCGTCTTCTGGGCGATCCTGGTCTCCTTCCTCGCCGTGGTGCTGGTGAGGCTGGCGCAGACGCTCAGGGCGACCACCAAGCTAGTGGCGGACGTGACCGAGCAGGCCGTTCCCCTGCTCGCCGACGCCTCCGCGACCGTGCGCTCCGCGCAGACCCAGCTCGACCGGGTCGACGCCATCGCCTCGGACGTCCAGGAGGTCACCTCCAACGCGTCCGCGCTCTCCTCCACCGTCGCCTCCACCTTCGGCGGCCCGCTCGTCAAGGTGGCCGCGTTCGGCTACGGCGTGCGCAAGGCGCTCGGCCGCGGCCGGGACGGCGAGGACGTGCCGCGGGCCGGCGCGCGACGTACTGTGATCGTCGGCCGTACGGTGCCGTCCGCACGGCGCCGGAAGCAGAAGGGCTGA
- the alaS gene encoding alanine--tRNA ligase: protein MESAEIRRRWLSFFEERGHTVVPSASLIADDPTLLLVPAGMVPFKPYFLGEVKPPFTRASSVQKCVRTPDIEEVGKTTRHGTFFQMCGNFSFGDYFKEGAIKLAWELLTSSVEHGGYGLDPEKLWITVYLEDDEAERIWRDVVGVPAERIQRLGKKDNYWSMGVPGPCGPCSEINYDRGPDFGVEGGPAVNDERYVEIWNLVFMQYERGEGSGKDDFPILGELPSKNIDTGLGLERLAMILQGVQNMYETDTLQVVIDKATELTGVAYGKAHDSDVSLRVVADHMRTSVMLIGDGVTPGNEGRGYVLRRIMRRAVRNMRLLGATGPVVQELVDTVIDTMGEQYPELVTDRKRIETVALAEEAAFLKALKGGTNILDTAVTETKAAGGTILSGDKAFLLHDTWGFPIDLTLEMASEQGLSVDEDGFRRLMKEQRERAKADAKAKKTGHADMTAYREIADGNGATQFTGYTNTEGETTVVGLLVNGVPSPAASEGDEVEVVLDRTPFYAEGGGQIADQGRIKLHSGAVIDIRDVQQPVPGVSVHKGSVQVGEVTVGSTAYATIDVRRRTAIARAHSATHLTHQALRDALGPTAAQAGSENQPGRFRFDFGSPNAVPGTVLVDVEQKINEILSRELEVHAEVMAIDEAKRQGAIAEFGEKYGEQVRVVTIGDFSKELCGGTHVRNTSQLGLVKLLGESSIGSGVRRIEALVGVDAYNFLAKEHTVVAQLQELVKGRPEELPEKISAMLGKLKDAEKEIEKFRAEKVLQAAAGLVDSAKDVRGVALVTGQVPDGTTADDLRRLVLDVRGRISGGRPAVVALFTTANGKPLTVIATNEAARERGLKAGELVRTAAKTLGGGGGGKPDVAQGGGTNPEAVGEAIAAVERLVTETA from the coding sequence ATGGAGTCGGCTGAAATCCGCCGCCGCTGGCTGAGCTTCTTCGAGGAGCGCGGGCACACCGTCGTCCCTTCGGCGTCGCTCATCGCGGACGACCCGACTCTGCTGCTCGTCCCCGCCGGCATGGTGCCCTTCAAGCCCTACTTCCTGGGTGAGGTCAAGCCGCCCTTCACGCGCGCCTCCAGCGTGCAGAAGTGCGTGCGGACGCCCGACATCGAGGAAGTCGGCAAGACCACCCGCCACGGCACGTTCTTCCAGATGTGCGGCAACTTCTCCTTCGGCGACTACTTCAAGGAAGGCGCCATCAAGCTCGCCTGGGAGCTGCTGACCTCCTCGGTGGAGCACGGCGGCTACGGGCTGGACCCGGAGAAGCTCTGGATCACCGTCTACCTGGAGGACGACGAGGCCGAGCGGATCTGGCGCGACGTCGTCGGCGTCCCCGCCGAGCGCATCCAGCGCCTCGGCAAGAAGGACAACTACTGGTCCATGGGCGTCCCGGGACCCTGTGGCCCGTGCTCCGAGATCAACTACGACCGGGGTCCCGACTTCGGCGTCGAGGGCGGCCCGGCCGTCAACGACGAGCGGTACGTGGAGATCTGGAACCTGGTCTTCATGCAGTACGAGCGCGGCGAGGGCTCCGGCAAGGACGACTTCCCGATCCTCGGCGAGCTGCCGTCGAAGAACATCGACACGGGCCTCGGCCTGGAGCGCCTGGCGATGATCCTCCAGGGCGTCCAGAACATGTACGAGACGGACACCCTCCAGGTCGTCATCGACAAGGCCACCGAGCTCACCGGCGTCGCCTACGGCAAGGCCCACGACAGCGACGTCTCGCTGCGCGTGGTCGCCGACCACATGCGTACGTCCGTCATGCTCATCGGCGACGGCGTCACCCCCGGCAACGAGGGCCGCGGCTACGTGCTGCGCCGCATCATGCGCCGCGCCGTCCGCAACATGCGCCTGCTCGGCGCCACCGGCCCGGTCGTCCAGGAGCTCGTGGACACCGTGATCGACACGATGGGCGAGCAGTACCCGGAGCTGGTCACCGACCGCAAGCGCATCGAGACGGTCGCCCTCGCCGAAGAGGCCGCCTTCCTGAAGGCCCTCAAGGGCGGCACGAACATCCTCGACACCGCCGTCACCGAGACCAAGGCCGCCGGCGGCACGATCCTCTCCGGCGACAAGGCGTTCCTGCTCCACGACACCTGGGGCTTCCCGATCGACCTCACCCTGGAGATGGCCTCCGAGCAGGGCCTCTCCGTGGACGAGGACGGCTTCCGCCGCCTGATGAAGGAGCAGCGGGAGCGCGCCAAGGCCGACGCCAAGGCCAAGAAGACCGGTCACGCCGACATGACCGCGTACCGGGAGATCGCCGACGGCAACGGCGCCACCCAGTTCACCGGCTACACCAACACCGAGGGCGAGACCACGGTCGTCGGCCTCCTCGTCAACGGCGTCCCCTCGCCGGCGGCCTCCGAGGGCGACGAGGTCGAGGTCGTCCTCGACCGCACCCCGTTCTACGCCGAGGGCGGCGGCCAGATCGCCGACCAGGGCCGGATCAAGCTGCACAGCGGCGCCGTCATCGACATCCGTGACGTCCAGCAGCCGGTCCCGGGCGTCTCCGTGCACAAGGGCTCCGTCCAGGTCGGCGAGGTGACCGTCGGCTCCACCGCCTACGCCACCATCGACGTCCGGCGCCGGACGGCCATCGCCCGCGCCCACTCGGCCACCCACCTCACCCACCAGGCGCTGCGCGACGCCCTCGGCCCGACGGCCGCCCAGGCCGGTTCCGAGAACCAGCCCGGCCGTTTCCGCTTCGACTTCGGTTCGCCGAACGCCGTCCCCGGCACGGTCCTCGTCGACGTCGAGCAGAAGATCAACGAGATCCTCTCGCGCGAGCTGGAGGTCCACGCCGAGGTCATGGCGATCGACGAGGCCAAGCGTCAGGGCGCCATCGCCGAGTTCGGCGAGAAGTACGGCGAGCAGGTCCGTGTCGTCACCATCGGCGACTTCTCCAAGGAGCTGTGCGGCGGCACGCACGTCCGCAACACCTCCCAGCTGGGTCTGGTGAAGCTGCTCGGCGAGTCGTCCATCGGCTCCGGCGTGCGCCGTATCGAGGCCCTCGTCGGTGTCGACGCGTACAACTTCCTCGCCAAGGAGCACACGGTCGTCGCCCAGCTCCAGGAGCTGGTCAAGGGCCGTCCCGAGGAGCTGCCGGAGAAGATCTCCGCCATGCTCGGCAAGCTGAAGGACGCCGAGAAGGAGATCGAGAAGTTCCGCGCGGAGAAGGTCCTCCAGGCCGCCGCCGGTCTTGTCGACTCCGCCAAGGACGTCCGCGGCGTCGCGCTCGTGACCGGTCAGGTCCCGGACGGCACCACCGCCGACGACCTGCGCAGGCTGGTCCTCGACGTCCGTGGCCGCATCTCCGGTGGCCGTCCGGCCGTCGTGGCCCTGTTCACCACGGCCAACGGCAAGCCGCTCACGGTCATCGCCACCAACGAGGCCGCCCGCGAGCGCGGCCTCAAGGCCGGCGAGCTGGTCCGCACGGCCGCCAAGACCCTCGGCGGCGGTGGCGGCGGCAAGCCGGACGTCGCCCAGGGCGGCGGTACGAACCCGGAGGCCGTCGGCGAGGCCATCGCCGCCGTCGAGCGTCTCGTGACGGAGACGGCGTGA
- the mltG gene encoding endolytic transglycosylase MltG has translation MTEYGRGPGSEPWHPTDPLYGDQGWEGQQQYQQPQQASQYGQGGGQGYEDTPYQQQQYQQQPPYQEQQQYQGQQYQDPQQSQGYVDPQYQQQMQQQYQQHPQQHQQQQYGTGYPGGYDTPGDLGQQYDGNWESGQAAMAYGAPPADPYGGQNPDFYGTPEAYPPPQPPGHRQNPPEPVIDWAPEEEARPEPEEEQHPFFTGADDADDDEYDEESAPGRGSRGGDRERRSKSKKRKGKNGVACLVVALVLAGGVGGIGYFGYQFWQGQFGAAEDFAGSGSGEVQVEIPKGALGNEIGNILKKAGVVKSVDAFISAQQKNPKGISIQAGVYTLKKEMSAESAVALMLNPASQANFVIPEGKRNTWVYDQLDKRLDLKEGTTKGIARAKADSLGLPDWAKNHKDVKDPLEGFLFPASYPVSKTAKPEEVLRKMVSRANAEYTKLDLDAKAKEHGLEGPWELLTVASLVQVEGKYKHDFDKVARVVYNRLKPNNVETVGRLEFDSTVNYLRGTTTLDVGSVEKMRKIKDPYNTYAFDVKGLIPGPISNPGVEALNSAMSPADGPWYYFVSINENKTVFSVTLKEHNQNVAEYEKEREQGQ, from the coding sequence ATGACTGAGTATGGACGGGGCCCCGGCTCCGAACCGTGGCACCCCACGGACCCGTTGTACGGGGACCAGGGGTGGGAAGGTCAGCAGCAGTACCAGCAGCCGCAGCAGGCGAGCCAGTACGGCCAGGGCGGCGGTCAGGGGTACGAGGACACCCCGTATCAGCAGCAGCAGTACCAGCAGCAGCCCCCGTACCAGGAGCAGCAGCAGTACCAAGGGCAGCAGTACCAGGACCCGCAGCAGTCCCAGGGCTACGTGGATCCGCAGTACCAGCAGCAGATGCAGCAGCAGTACCAGCAGCACCCGCAGCAACATCAGCAGCAGCAGTACGGGACGGGGTACCCGGGCGGTTACGACACGCCCGGGGACCTCGGACAGCAGTACGACGGCAACTGGGAGTCGGGCCAGGCGGCGATGGCGTACGGCGCGCCCCCGGCCGATCCGTACGGCGGCCAGAACCCCGACTTCTACGGCACCCCCGAGGCGTACCCGCCGCCCCAGCCTCCCGGCCACCGGCAGAACCCGCCGGAGCCGGTGATCGACTGGGCGCCGGAGGAAGAAGCGCGTCCGGAGCCGGAGGAGGAGCAGCACCCCTTCTTCACGGGTGCCGACGACGCGGACGACGACGAGTACGACGAGGAGTCGGCACCGGGCCGCGGCTCCCGCGGCGGCGACCGCGAACGCCGGAGCAAGTCGAAGAAACGCAAGGGCAAGAACGGCGTGGCCTGCCTCGTCGTCGCACTCGTCCTGGCGGGCGGCGTCGGCGGCATCGGCTACTTCGGCTACCAGTTCTGGCAGGGCCAGTTCGGTGCGGCGGAGGACTTCGCGGGCAGCGGCTCGGGCGAGGTCCAGGTCGAGATCCCGAAGGGCGCGCTCGGCAACGAGATCGGCAACATCCTGAAGAAGGCGGGCGTCGTCAAGAGCGTCGACGCCTTCATCTCCGCGCAGCAGAAGAACCCCAAGGGCATCTCGATCCAGGCCGGCGTCTACACGCTGAAGAAGGAGATGTCGGCCGAGAGCGCGGTCGCCCTCATGCTCAACCCGGCGAGCCAGGCCAACTTCGTCATCCCCGAGGGCAAGCGCAACACCTGGGTGTACGACCAGCTCGACAAGCGCCTCGACCTCAAGGAAGGCACCACCAAGGGCATCGCCCGCGCGAAGGCGGACTCCCTCGGGCTGCCCGACTGGGCCAAGAACCACAAGGACGTCAAGGACCCCCTGGAGGGCTTCCTCTTCCCGGCCAGCTACCCGGTCTCCAAGACGGCCAAGCCCGAGGAGGTGCTCCGCAAGATGGTGTCCCGCGCGAACGCGGAGTACACGAAGCTCGACTTGGACGCGAAGGCGAAGGAGCACGGCTTGGAAGGGCCGTGGGAGCTGCTGACGGTCGCGAGCCTCGTGCAGGTCGAAGGCAAGTACAAGCACGACTTCGACAAGGTCGCGCGGGTCGTCTACAACCGGCTCAAGCCGAACAACGTGGAGACCGTGGGCCGCCTGGAGTTCGACTCGACGGTGAACTACCTCAGGGGCACGACCACCCTCGACGTCGGCTCGGTCGAGAAGATGCGCAAGATCAAGGACCCGTACAACACATACGCGTTCGACGTGAAGGGCCTCATTCCCGGCCCCATCAGCAATCCCGGCGTCGAGGCGCTGAACTCGGCGATGAGCCCGGCCGACGGGCCGTGGTACTACTTCGTGTCGATCAACGAGAACAAGACCGTCTTCTCCGTGACCCTCAAGGAGCACAACCAGAACGTCGCGGAGTACGAGAAAGAACGGGAACAGGGCCAGTGA
- the aroC gene encoding chorismate synthase, whose protein sequence is MSRLRWLTAGESHGPALVATLEGLPAGVPVTTELVADHLARRRLGYGRGARMKFEQDEITFLGGVRHGLSLGSPIAVMVGNTEWPKWEKVMSADPVDPAELKETGRNAPLTRPRPGHADLAGMQKYGFDEARPILERASARETAARVALGAIARSFIKETAGIEIVSHVVELAAAKAPYGVYPTPADVERLDADPVRCLDADASKAMVAEIDQAHKDGDTLGGVVEVLAYSVPVGLGSHVHWDRRLDARLAAALMGIQAIKGVEVGDGFELARVPGSKAHDEIVRTEDGIKRTSGRSGGTEGGLTTGELLRVRAAMKPIATVPRALATIDVVTGEATAAHHQRSDVCAVPAAGIVAEAMVALVLADAVVEKFGGDSVPETRRNVQSYLDNLHIR, encoded by the coding sequence TTGAGCAGGTTGCGTTGGCTGACCGCTGGGGAATCCCACGGACCCGCGCTGGTCGCGACGCTGGAGGGTCTTCCCGCCGGCGTCCCCGTCACCACCGAGCTGGTGGCGGACCACCTCGCGCGGCGGCGACTCGGCTATGGGCGCGGCGCCCGGATGAAGTTCGAGCAGGACGAGATCACCTTCCTCGGCGGAGTCCGCCACGGGCTCTCCCTCGGTTCCCCGATCGCCGTCATGGTCGGCAACACCGAGTGGCCCAAGTGGGAGAAGGTCATGTCGGCCGACCCGGTCGACCCGGCCGAGCTGAAGGAGACGGGCCGCAACGCGCCCCTGACCCGGCCCCGGCCCGGCCACGCCGACCTCGCCGGCATGCAGAAGTACGGCTTCGACGAGGCCCGCCCGATCCTGGAGCGCGCCAGCGCCCGGGAGACCGCCGCCCGTGTCGCCCTCGGGGCCATCGCCCGCTCCTTCATCAAGGAGACCGCGGGCATCGAGATCGTCTCGCACGTCGTCGAACTGGCCGCCGCCAAGGCGCCGTACGGCGTCTACCCGACCCCCGCCGACGTCGAGCGGCTCGACGCCGACCCGGTCCGCTGCCTCGACGCCGACGCGTCGAAGGCGATGGTCGCCGAGATCGACCAGGCCCACAAGGACGGCGACACCCTCGGTGGAGTCGTCGAGGTCCTCGCCTACAGCGTGCCCGTCGGCCTCGGCTCGCACGTCCACTGGGACCGGCGCCTCGACGCCCGGCTCGCCGCCGCCCTCATGGGCATCCAGGCCATCAAGGGTGTCGAGGTCGGCGACGGCTTCGAGCTCGCCCGCGTGCCCGGCTCGAAGGCCCACGACGAGATCGTCCGCACCGAGGACGGCATCAAGCGCACCTCCGGCCGTTCCGGCGGCACCGAGGGCGGTCTGACCACCGGTGAGCTGCTGCGCGTCCGCGCCGCGATGAAGCCGATCGCGACCGTCCCGCGCGCCCTCGCCACGATCGACGTCGTCACCGGCGAGGCCACGGCCGCCCACCACCAGCGCTCCGACGTGTGTGCCGTCCCCGCCGCCGGCATCGTCGCCGAGGCCATGGTCGCGCTCGTCCTCGCGGACGCCGTCGTCGAGAAGTTCGGCGGCGACAGCGTCCCGGAGACCCGTCGCAACGTGCAGTCGTACCTCGACAACCTGCACATCCGGTGA
- the ruvX gene encoding Holliday junction resolvase RuvX: MTLRRGRRIAVDVGDARIGVASCDPDGILATPVETVPGRDVPAAHRRLRQIVEEYEPIEVVVGLPRSLNGREGPAATKVRAFAREMAKGIAPVPVRLVDERMTTVTATQGLRASGVKAKKGRSVIDQAAAVIILQAALESERVSGNPPGEGVEVVI; the protein is encoded by the coding sequence GTGACGCTGCGTCGCGGCCGCCGGATCGCGGTCGACGTCGGGGACGCCCGGATCGGGGTCGCCTCGTGCGACCCCGACGGGATCCTCGCCACGCCGGTGGAGACCGTGCCGGGACGTGACGTCCCGGCCGCCCACCGGCGGCTCCGCCAGATCGTCGAGGAGTACGAGCCCATCGAGGTCGTCGTGGGCCTGCCCCGCTCGCTCAACGGGCGGGAGGGCCCGGCCGCGACCAAGGTCCGCGCCTTCGCCCGCGAGATGGCCAAGGGCATCGCGCCGGTGCCGGTCAGGCTGGTCGACGAGCGGATGACGACCGTCACGGCGACCCAGGGGCTGCGGGCCTCGGGAGTGAAGGCGAAGAAGGGGCGGTCCGTCATCGATCAGGCCGCCGCTGTGATCATCCTGCAAGCCGCTCTTGAGTCCGAACGGGTATCAGGTAATCCGCCCGGCGAGGGCGTCGAAGTGGTCATCTGA
- a CDS encoding shikimate dehydrogenase, protein MSKQHRAAVLGSPIAHSLSPVLHRAAYAELGLDDWSYDRFEVDEAGLPGFVGELDDSWAGLSLTMPLKRAIIPLLDDISDTAASVEAVNTVVFREDGRRVGDNTDIPGMIAALRERGVEKVESAAILGAGATASSALAALARVCAGPVTAYVRSEARAEEMRGWGERLGVDVRTADWERAAEAFAAPLVIATTPAGTTNALATAVPDAVGTLFDVLYDPWPTALAAAWSDRGGKVVGGLDLLVHQAVLQVEQMTGRTPAPLAAMRAAGERALAAR, encoded by the coding sequence GTGAGCAAGCAGCACCGCGCGGCCGTCCTCGGTTCGCCGATCGCCCACTCGCTCTCCCCGGTCCTGCACCGGGCGGCTTACGCCGAGCTGGGCCTCGACGACTGGTCGTACGACCGGTTCGAGGTCGACGAGGCCGGACTGCCCGGCTTCGTCGGCGAGCTGGACGACAGCTGGGCCGGTCTGTCACTGACCATGCCGCTCAAGCGGGCGATCATCCCGCTGCTCGACGACATCAGCGACACGGCCGCGTCCGTGGAGGCCGTCAACACGGTCGTCTTCCGGGAGGACGGCCGCCGGGTCGGCGACAACACCGACATCCCCGGCATGATCGCCGCCCTGCGCGAGCGGGGCGTCGAGAAGGTGGAGTCGGCGGCGATCCTCGGCGCCGGCGCCACCGCCTCCTCCGCGCTGGCCGCGCTCGCCCGGGTCTGCGCGGGCCCCGTCACCGCGTACGTCCGCAGCGAGGCGCGCGCCGAGGAGATGCGCGGCTGGGGCGAGCGGCTCGGCGTGGACGTCCGTACCGCCGACTGGGAGCGCGCGGCCGAGGCCTTCGCCGCGCCGCTGGTCATCGCGACCACCCCGGCCGGCACCACGAACGCCCTCGCCACCGCCGTCCCCGACGCGGTCGGCACGCTCTTCGACGTCCTGTACGACCCCTGGCCGACCGCGCTCGCCGCGGCCTGGTCCGACCGCGGCGGCAAGGTGGTCGGCGGCCTCGACCTCCTCGTCCACCAGGCCGTCCTCCAGGTCGAGCAGATGACGGGCCGCACGCCCGCCCCGCTCGCGGCGATGCGGGCGGCGGGAGAGCGGGCGCTGGCCGCCAGGTAG
- a CDS encoding DUF6167 family protein produces MFRRTFWFTAGAAAGVWATAKVNRKLKQLTPESLAAQAANKAVETGHRLKDFALDVRAGMVQREAELGEALGLDASADQDRELPQPRRRAALDPTARPTTTYSIPTISYNRNEDH; encoded by the coding sequence ATGTTCCGCCGCACGTTCTGGTTCACGGCCGGCGCAGCCGCCGGCGTGTGGGCCACCGCCAAGGTCAACCGGAAGCTGAAGCAGCTGACCCCCGAGAGCCTCGCCGCCCAGGCGGCGAACAAGGCCGTCGAGACCGGTCACCGGCTCAAGGACTTCGCCCTCGACGTGAGGGCGGGCATGGTCCAGCGGGAGGCCGAACTGGGCGAGGCACTCGGCCTGGACGCATCTGCGGACCAGGACCGCGAGCTTCCGCAGCCGCGCCGCAGGGCAGCGCTCGATCCCACCGCGCGCCCGACCACGACGTATTCAATCCCCACGATCTCGTACAACCGGAATGAGGACCACTGA
- the rpsD gene encoding 30S ribosomal protein S4, translating to MPNQSRPKVKKSRALGIALTPKAVKYFEARPYPPGEHGRGRKQNSDYKVRLLEKQRLRAQYDISERQMARAYDRAKKAEGKTGEALVVELERRLDALVLRSGIARTIYQARQMVVHGHIQVNGGKVDKPSFRVRPDDVVMVRERSRTKPLFEVAREGGFAADGETPRYLQVNLKALAFRLDRDPNRKEIPVICDEQLVVEYYAR from the coding sequence ATGCCGAACCAGTCCCGTCCCAAGGTCAAGAAGTCGCGTGCGCTCGGTATCGCGCTGACCCCGAAGGCTGTCAAGTACTTCGAGGCCCGCCCCTACCCGCCGGGCGAGCACGGCCGTGGTCGCAAGCAGAACTCGGACTACAAGGTCCGTCTGCTCGAGAAGCAGCGTCTGCGCGCTCAGTACGACATCTCCGAGCGTCAGATGGCCCGCGCGTACGACCGCGCCAAGAAGGCCGAGGGCAAGACGGGCGAGGCGCTGGTCGTCGAGCTCGAGCGTCGCCTCGACGCCCTGGTCCTGCGTTCGGGCATCGCCCGCACCATCTACCAGGCCCGTCAGATGGTCGTCCACGGCCACATCCAGGTCAACGGTGGCAAGGTCGACAAGCCGTCGTTCCGCGTCCGTCCCGACGACGTCGTGATGGTCCGCGAGCGCAGCCGCACCAAGCCGCTGTTCGAGGTCGCCCGTGAGGGTGGCTTCGCCGCCGACGGTGAGACCCCGCGCTACCTGCAGGTCAACCTGAAGGCCCTGGCCTTCCGCCTCGACCGCGACCCGAACCGCAAGGAAATCCCGGTCATCTGCGACGAGCAGCTGGTCGTCGAGTACTACGCCCGCTGA